The Flavobacterium johnsoniae UW101 genomic interval AACATTCAGTCAACCTGATATAAGGACATGGATGGATGATTTTTCCGCCGAGATTTATGCATATTTAGAAACACAAAGACCATAAGATGTACAATACTACAACGGAAGAAGTCATTAAAAAAGCTCCTCACATTGAGGGATTAAATACTGAAAATCTACCTCAGTATCTAACGAAAATTTACGCCCGAATTGTTTCAGTTAGAATGTCTTTGGATGGTTCTAAAAAACTTTCGCCAAAGCTAAAAAAAGATATTCACGAGTTAAGAAAACTTGCAAACAATTTAGAGTCATTTACTGTTCTTAGTAAGAAAGACAGCAATCAGGTATCAGCAGCTTTTGTAGCTGGAACTGCGCACAACTTACTTCAACTCATTAGGGATCAAAAATATTCTTTTTCCCCACAAACATTAGAATCTCACAGTGTCCCAAATTGGATTTCCTCAATTTTATTATTTCTAATTGGTGACAGTCCTGCTGATGCCGCAGAAATCGCTGTAAGAATTGCAATTGGGACTGACGATTCCATTAAATTTCAATTATCAAATGCTATTCGTCTTTTAGCTATGGGAAATCTTGGAAGCTTACGAGCACTTGAGCCCGCCACCAGAGATTACAATGATAATGAAATTGACATAGAAGCCGAAGATTATTTGTGGCTTCAGCTATTGTTAGGCCTTCAGCAAATGGCATCAGTACTATTGGGTATTACATCGACCAGGGAAAGCTATTTTAAAAATGTAGTCGACTTGGCATCAATTGATATGACTTTCACGGATATAATAATTAAAAGGTGCTATTCTGCTCCATTTCACTTAGCCACACTACTTGATATTTTAGAGGATCGGCTTTTAAGCAGAGGGGTGATAAATGTAAAAGCACCAGCAGAAACAGTTCCAAAAGAATGGCATATGTTTTTACAAAAGCTTGCTGAATCTAGACCATATCTATGGGAAAATCATTTTGAAGCAGTGCACTCTGGATTCTTGGATTCTGGATGCTCTGCTGTGTTAACTTTTCCCACTGGTGCAGGTAAAACTACAGTAGCTGAGCTAAAAATCGCTTCTACAATTATGGCAGGCAAATCAGTATTGTATTTGGTACCCACACATGCCCTAGAGGATCAAATAAATCGTGATTTAAATACCCTTTTTGATTACATAGATTCAGACAAATTAGAAATTGGTGGTGAATTTACTGATTTTGAAAATGGAGTTCTTGAAACAATTAATGTCATGACACCTGAAAGGTGTCTAACACTTCTAGCAATTAATCCTGAAAGTTTTGAAGATATCGGACTAATTGTTTTTGACGAGTTTCATTTAGTACATGGCCGTGCTGAAAAACTTGATAAAAGAAGTCTCGACGCAATGTATTGCTTACTAAAACTTTTTACTGAAGTTCCAGCAGCAGATTATTTACTAATATCTGCGATGGTTGAAAATGGAGAAGAAATTTCGTCATGGGTGGAACGTGTTATTGGAAGGGAGTGTAAAACTTTTAATTCTGATTGGAAGCCAACCCGACAACTCCAAAGTTGTATAATTTATCCCAAAAATGAAATTAAAGAACTAGAAAAAATTATCTCAGATTTTCGAAGGAATTATAATGGAAAGACTGTGCCAACTAGGCTTAAAACGCAGATTAATTCAACAGCGCATCAGATTTACAGCCTTCGAAATAAATGGGAAGCAGACAAGCCAGATGATTTTTTTGTTAGAAAGCTCTTTAACAAAAAATTTAACCTTGAAGTCAGTCCATATTGGAAAATTACCAGTAATAGAAATGCAGTAGCTAGCGAACTTGCAGCATTTTTTGTAAATGCTGGTATGAAAACTCTTTTATTCGTCAATAATCCTGTCGCTGCAAAAAGCACAGCCCGCAGACTTAATTCAAAACTTGATAAAAAAGATTTAGAATTAGAAACCTTTAACCAGCTAAATCAAGCTAGAATAACGAGTATTGAAATGGAGCTTGGAGATCTGCAATATTCATTCTATAATCCTCTTTTTCAAGTTGCAGTACATCATGGTCTACTTCTACCGATTGAAAGACAATTAAACGAATCACTATTTAAATCTAAGGAAGGAATACACGCAATTGTCGCGACTGCGACTTTGGCGCAAGGTATAAATCTACCAGCCGAAGTAGTTATAATTGCTGGTGACGATCGATTTGATGAAGATACAGATGGATCCGAAAAATTACTAGCTCATGAAATTTTAAATGCAGCAGGAAGAGCAGGAAGAGCTGGCACCGCAGCACAGGGAGTAGCAATATTGGTGCCAGGTCAAATCATAACTTTTGAAAACAAATTAACTGCTCCTACAGACTGGATTGAACTACAAAAAAGAGTATTTGCTAAAAGTGACCAATGCCTTGTAATCAACGATCCCATGACACAGTTTTTAGATGAAGTAACTGCATTTGATGATAATGAGCTGCTATCGCAAAATGTTAATAGCCTCTTATTACGCCTTCATAGTGACGAAACAGAAGAAGCCTCAATAAAAGCAATTTTCAGTAATTCTTTTGCATTTTTTAAAGCAAATTTGGAAGGTGATGATAAAATTTCAGCGAAAATAAATGAACTAATTATAAAGCGGGAAAATCTTTCGCATGATCTTCTATATGACAAGTCAGTTGAAGCAATTAGTCTTAAGACTGGTATCAATCCTAATATTATTGAAAAATTAAGTAAGAGCATATCAGAATTAGACTTGAAACAGATTATCGCTTATTCAGTTTCAGATTGGATTAGTTGGTTCGTTAACTGGCTACAAAGTGATGAAATTTACATTTATGAGATGTTTTCCAGCCCATCAAGTCGCGCACAGTTAGCAAGAGCACTGGGCTTAAAAGTCACAAACTATGACGTCAGCGCAATCAGTAAAAACCTTCATAAAATAGTGCCAATATTTGAGGCATATATTAGCGGCCAAAATTACGAAACTATAAACGAAATGATTCCAGGAAAATCTGACGAGTATTTAAGCAAGTCTAGACATTTCATCTTGAGATTAGTACCGCATAAGAGCTTCGCTCTCGGTATAGTATCATTAACAATCAAGGAAATATTGTTCTCATACGGCTACGAACCAGATGAAATACCCTATGTCATTAAAAACCTAGCTACAATGGTAAAAGAAGGTTTAGATACTGAAGAAAAATTACAATACAAAATTAAACGAAGAACATTAATGCGTGTACAAATACACCGTATGTTTGAAATTTAACAGCTATTTATCAGATAATAAAATACAATTTATAAATAATTAAACATCTAATAATACTTTGGCATGATATAGCATTAATGTGCTTTGCTAATCATTTCATTTTTAAAAGTATATTATGATTCTGATTAAGAAAACTAGAAATTATTTAAAAAAATTACAAATATGAAAAAATACTTTAAAGAAAACATTTTGTTTATAATTTCATTAATATCATTGTTACTTCTGTTATTGCCAATAATGGTCTTTTTATATCATTTTGGCGGAAAACGATTTTCTGATGACCTTGCTCTTTGGGGAACTTTTGGCGATTTTATCGGCGGAACACTCAATACGGTTATTTCTCTCAGCAGTTTAATTATACTTGGTCTTCTTACGCATATTGTTAGTAAACAATCAAATGAAGAAAGCAAAAAAATAAATTTATTAATACGTAAGCTTGATTGTTATGACAAACTAACATCCTTTCTGCCAGAAATAACTGCTATAGGTACTGACTTAATTACGTCAACAGATGTTATTATGAATAAAGATCTAAAAGATGATGTAAGATTAGAACACTTAAAATCATTTCGAAAGTTAACTTTAGTCTTTAGGGAATTTTATCACTTTATACTTACATTCGACAGTAGATTTGGACATTTATTTGAATATAACATGACTTCCGATGATTTTCAGAATTTATTATACAATACAAATAAATTAAATAACTTTTGCGACGCGGTTGTGGCTAGAAAACTGGATACTCACATTATTATTGAAAGTGGGGACGAATTAGCCGTCATGATTCATTATTATAATATTTTAATAGATAATTTAAAGAAAGAATTAAACTAAAAAACATCCCTTAATTAAGATAATTACAAATTTAAAGCTAAAACAATACGAATCCCGTTCAACTTTTTGTAGCAAAATTTGTTTGCCAAAAATGGAGTTACACTGCTTTTAGAAAAATGTATAATCTCTTCATACCAAAGCCAAATGTTTATCGATTCGCATCGATACAAGTTATTTTTCCAATTTTGACAGATAATTTTAAACCTTGTCTCTAGTATTTCGACAAAGTTTACAGAAGTCAAGGGTCTATTAAATAAATTTATTTATTTAGTATTCATTCAGATTCTAGGACTTCAGCGGGGAAAATTACACTCTGCAGGTTCATGCACTTTATAAAACTCACTTCAAAACAATTACAAGAATATACTTTATTACAATACTATACTTATACTTTAATTAGCTGGCCATTTTCTTGCAAGCACGGTATTCTTTACTTTCCATTCCAATTAGAAGGTTTGCATAATGTAGGGCAAAACTGCTTAGACATATACTTGAAATTTTGCTGTAATTCACATCCCAAAATCTCAATAGATAAAGAAAAAGAGCATTAGCTTTAAACCCGACTAAATAGTACCAGTTTTTTTGCGTACAGTATCATTTGCTTTGATGCGGCCATCTGTGACGTTTTGCCACTTTTATTTTTATTAAAATAATACGAAGATCAGTCTACCAATATTCCACATACTTTACTGCTTCATTTTTCATTTCTTTATTGAAACGCAATTTATTTGCTTCTAGTTTTTTCATTCGAAACGGGTGAAAAGGGCAGCCAAGATAGTGTCCCCCGGACGCTGCATGCGCATAACGGCTTCGTGTCCCTCCCCCGCCCTCCGGGACTTATAGCACTCCGCATCCTTAAGCGGTCCACTTGATTCTTGCTTTCTTTTTTCCCGTTTTTTCTTTTGAAAATACTTTTTGGGAGAGAGAGAAAGAGACTTGAAAATTTTACTCACTTAAATTTTAGAATCATGGAAATCATTGGACGACTTACAAAAGATGCCGTAGTAGCAAAAGTAAACGCAGAAAGACAGGTGGTTAATTTCTCAATTGCCGTAAACGACAGCTACAAGCCTAAAAACAGTACCGAGGTTAAAAAAATTGTAACCTACATCGACTGCTCTTACTGGCTCTCGACAGGCGTGGCGCAGTTTCTTAAAAAAGGAACTGCCGTTGAACTGTTCGGACGAATCGGACTGAATGTCTATATCGGAAATGATTCACAGGCGTACGGAAGCCTGACTTTTCACACCTCTAACATCAAGATTATTGCCTTTGTCAGCGATAATGCTTCAGTTCCTAAGCAGAGTAAGGCAGTTTTAAAACAGGATCAAAAAGACCCCGACGACCTGCCTTTCTAAGGTCGGATTTTAAATGTATAAGCCTAAAAAATAATAGTTATGTACGCCTTTTCAAAATCAGTATACGCCGAATATCCTGTAAGCAGGGCATTCAATAAAATCATTCTCTCGGATTTGGAATCTTATGACGGGACTAAAAAGCAGCAGCTCAAATCCTTTTTGGAGGATTTGCAGAGAATGGGATGCATCAGCGGAATGATAGGAGATTTTATCTATCA includes:
- a CDS encoding single-stranded DNA-binding protein encodes the protein MEIIGRLTKDAVVAKVNAERQVVNFSIAVNDSYKPKNSTEVKKIVTYIDCSYWLSTGVAQFLKKGTAVELFGRIGLNVYIGNDSQAYGSLTFHTSNIKIIAFVSDNASVPKQSKAVLKQDQKDPDDLPF
- a CDS encoding DEAD/DEAH box helicase encodes the protein MYNTTTEEVIKKAPHIEGLNTENLPQYLTKIYARIVSVRMSLDGSKKLSPKLKKDIHELRKLANNLESFTVLSKKDSNQVSAAFVAGTAHNLLQLIRDQKYSFSPQTLESHSVPNWISSILLFLIGDSPADAAEIAVRIAIGTDDSIKFQLSNAIRLLAMGNLGSLRALEPATRDYNDNEIDIEAEDYLWLQLLLGLQQMASVLLGITSTRESYFKNVVDLASIDMTFTDIIIKRCYSAPFHLATLLDILEDRLLSRGVINVKAPAETVPKEWHMFLQKLAESRPYLWENHFEAVHSGFLDSGCSAVLTFPTGAGKTTVAELKIASTIMAGKSVLYLVPTHALEDQINRDLNTLFDYIDSDKLEIGGEFTDFENGVLETINVMTPERCLTLLAINPESFEDIGLIVFDEFHLVHGRAEKLDKRSLDAMYCLLKLFTEVPAADYLLISAMVENGEEISSWVERVIGRECKTFNSDWKPTRQLQSCIIYPKNEIKELEKIISDFRRNYNGKTVPTRLKTQINSTAHQIYSLRNKWEADKPDDFFVRKLFNKKFNLEVSPYWKITSNRNAVASELAAFFVNAGMKTLLFVNNPVAAKSTARRLNSKLDKKDLELETFNQLNQARITSIEMELGDLQYSFYNPLFQVAVHHGLLLPIERQLNESLFKSKEGIHAIVATATLAQGINLPAEVVIIAGDDRFDEDTDGSEKLLAHEILNAAGRAGRAGTAAQGVAILVPGQIITFENKLTAPTDWIELQKRVFAKSDQCLVINDPMTQFLDEVTAFDDNELLSQNVNSLLLRLHSDETEEASIKAIFSNSFAFFKANLEGDDKISAKINELIIKRENLSHDLLYDKSVEAISLKTGINPNIIEKLSKSISELDLKQIIAYSVSDWISWFVNWLQSDEIYIYEMFSSPSSRAQLARALGLKVTNYDVSAISKNLHKIVPIFEAYISGQNYETINEMIPGKSDEYLSKSRHFILRLVPHKSFALGIVSLTIKEILFSYGYEPDEIPYVIKNLATMVKEGLDTEEKLQYKIKRRTLMRVQIHRMFEI